A window from Pagrus major chromosome 4, Pma_NU_1.0 encodes these proteins:
- the LOC140994692 gene encoding E3 ubiquitin/ISG15 ligase TRIM25-like encodes MAQRAVQLDRETFSCSICLDLLKDPVTTPCGHSYCKKCIKDHWDTENVKGIHSCPQCRKSFTPRPHLLKNTMLAALVEELKKTGLQAAPADHCYAGPEDVACDVCTGRKLRALKSCLVCLVSFCEKHLQPHFEIPAYEKHKLVEPSKKLQENICSRHNEVMKIFCRTDQQCICYLCSMEEHKGHDTVSAAAERTERQRELEGSRQNIQQRIQDREEDVKVLQQEVEAINGSADKAVEHSVKIFTELIRLMEKRRSDVKQQVRSQQETEVSRVKELQEKLEQEITELKRKDAELKKLSHTEDHNQFLHNYPSLSALSESTHSSSINIRPLKYFEDVTAAVSEVRDILQDVLRQKQTNVSPTVTEVDVLLPQPEPKTRADFLRYSREITLDPNTANTELLLSEGNRKATSVSEHQSYSHHPDRFTDYCQVLSRESLTGRCYWEVECRGRGGVAVVYKNISRAGDSHECAFGFNDKSWMLDCHKNSYYFYHNSVQTPVSGPVSSRVGVYLDQSAGILSFYSVSETITLLHRVQTTFTQPLYAGLGVDPGVTAEFCRPR; translated from the coding sequence atggcgcagagagcagttcagctggaccgagagactttctcttgttcgatctgtttggatctactgaaggatccggtgactactccctgtggacacagctactgcaagaaGTGTATTAAAGACCACTGGGACACAGAGAATGTGAAggggatccacagctgccctcagtgcaggaagagcttcacaccgaggcctcacctgctgaaaaacaccatgttggcagctttagtggaggagctgaagaagactggactccaagctgctcctgctgatcactgctatgctggacctgaagatgtggcctgtgatgtctgcactgggaggaaactgagagcattaaagtcctgtctggtctgtctggtttctttctgtgagaaacacctccagcctcacttTGAAATCCCTGCCtatgaaaaacacaagctggtggagccgtccaagaagctccaggagaacatctgctctcgtcacaatgaggtgatgaagattttctgccgtactgatcagcagtgtatctgttatctctgctccatggaggaacataaaggccacgacacagtgtcagctgcagcagagaggactgagaggcagagagagctggaggggagtcgacaaaacatccagcagagaatccaggacagagaggaagatgtgaaggtgcttcaacaggaggtggaggccatcaatggctctgctgataaagcagtggagcacagtgtgaagatcttcaccgagctgatccgtctcatggagaaaagacgctctgatgtgaagcagcaggtcagatcccagcaggaaactgaagtgagtcgagtcaaagagcttcaggagaagctggagcaggagatcactgagctgaagaggaaagacgctgagctgaagaagctctcacacacagaggatcacaaccagtttctacacaactacccctcactgtcagcactcagtgagtctacacactcatccagcatcaatatccgtcctctgaagtactttgaggatgtgacagcagctgtgtcagaggtcagagatatactacaggacgtcctgagacagaaacagacaaacgTCTCACcgacagtgactgaagtggatgttttactgccacAACCAGAGcccaagaccagagctgacttcttaagatattcacgtgaaatcacactggatccaaacacagcaaacacagagctgttattatctgaggggaacagaaaagcaacaagtGTGAGTGAACATCAGTCTTATTCTCATCatccagacagattcactgacTATtgtcaggtcctgagtagagagagtctgactggacgttgttactgggaggtggagtgtaGAGGGAGGGGAGGTGTAGCAGTCGTatacaagaatatcagcagagcaggAGACTCACATGAATGTGCATTTGGATTCAATGACAAATCTTGGATGTTAGATTGTCACAAAAACAGTTATTACTTTTATCACAACAGTGTCCAAACTCCTGTCTCAGGTCCtgtgtcctccagagttggagtgtacctggatcaaagtgcaggtattctgtccttctacagcgtctctgaaaccatcactctcctccacagagtccagaccacattcactcagcctctctatgctggacttgGTGTTGATCCTGGAGTCACTGCTGAGTTCTGTAGACCCAGATAG